TTCTTTATTATGCCTTGCAATTTGGGAGTGATTATGGTATGAATTAATCATACTATAATAAGGGGTGAAGTAATATGTCTTCAGTTGAAAAAATCACCATTGCCTTAACGCAAGAATTGGCAGTTCTTGTACGTCAGGCCGTTGAGAACGGGGAATATGCTTCTAGTAGCGAAGTTATCCGCGATGCATTGCGTGATTGGAAAGTCAAGAGAACCCTTCAGCAGCAGCAAATTGATGAATTGCGCCGCCTTTGGAATGAAGGAATCAATAGCGGAGAAGGCCGCTTTTCGAACATGGAGGAAATCGTAAAAGAAGCGAAGAGGCATTTCGATGCCAAACGTGCCAATATGTGAGACGTTGTTATGTCTAAAATATCCCTAAGTTTGATTCAGTTGCAGCGGAAATTTGCGGACGATTTGGTGTGGAATAAGCTGGTGCTCCATTTGTGGCGGTAATGGTTGAGGGTCGACAGCGCGGGCAAAATGCCTGGGCTGTTTATTAATGGAAATTTTGGTATAATATAATTGGTATAATATTATAAAAAAAAGGTATGAGGGAGGCCATGATGGCTGATCACGCGGCGGTATTGGATCGAGTTAAAGAGTTGGTGCTGGCGGGTTTGGGTTCTTTAGATGCGAGAGTGTATCTTTTTGGATCGTGGGCCAGAGGCGAGCAGCGCAGGGGCTCTGATATTGATATTGCGGTTGAATATAAGAATGGGGTACCGCCGGCCATTATGGTAAAAATTCGGGAATTATTGGAAGAGTCTGCCGCTATTCCTTATCGGGTTGATGTTGTCGATCTGGTTAAGGCTGGTTGCGATTTCGCCGGCAGGGTAAAACGGGAGGGAATTATTTGGCGCGACTACACGAAAGGTTAGATGCCGCGAAAAAAGCTTTGGCCAGACTGCAGGAAGCAATGGCACTGGTACACCCTACATTATTAGAGCGGGATGCAGGCATTCAGAGATTCGAGTTTTCCTTTGAGGCTGTATGGAAAGCTGCCCAAGCGTTTTTGACCGGACACGAAGGGTTGGATGCCGCTTCGCCCAAAGGAGTGATCCGCTATTGCCGGGAAGTGGGTTTGTTGAATGATGATGAAACCATAATGGCGCTCCATATGGCGGATGATCGAAATTTGACTGCCTATACCTATAACGAGCCGCTGGCGGCTGAGATTTATGCCCGCGTTAAAGAGTACGGTCCATTATTAGAAAAATGGCTGGACCGGATGAGGAAAAGGCTGGAAGATTAATATAATTACTGGGAGGTGTTAGTATTAAAAAGGGACGAATAATTCGTAAAGCCGTAATACCGGCTGCCGGGCTGGGCACGCGTTTTTTGCCTGCGACCAAGGCGCAGCCGAAAGAAATGCTGCCGATCGTTGATAAACCTGCCATTCAGTTCATCGTTGAGGAAGCTATTCAGTCGGGGATAGAGGAAATCCTGATTATCACGGGACGCAACAAGCGGGCGATCGAAGACCATTTTGACCGGGCGGTGGAGTTGGAGCTTACCTTGAAAGCCCAGGGGAAATACGACCTTTTGGGACTGGTTGAAGAATTGTCGGAAGTGACTATTCATTATGTCCGGCAAAAAGAGGCCAAAGGACTGGGGCATGCCGTTTTGTGCGCCAGACAGTTTGTCGGCAATGAGCCCTTTGCCGTGCTGCTCGGCGACGACATTATCGACGCCGCGGTGCCTTGCCTGCGGCAGCTTATGGACGTATACCAGGATTGTCCGGGCACTATCTTAGGGGTCCAGGAGGTTCCCCGGACCGCCGTTTCCAGCTATGGGATCGTAAGACCCCAGCCTGTTAAGGAGAACCTCTGGGAAGCAGTGGATTTGGTGGAGAAACCTTCCATGGAGGAAGCGCCGTCTCAGTTGGCTGTCTTAGGCAGGTACATTATCGAACCTGAAATTTTTGCCATTCTGGAGAACACCACTCCCGGGCGCGGCGGTGAAATACAGCTGACTGACGCCCTGCGCCGTTTGCGCGAAAAGCCGGTGTACGCTTTTAATTTCCAGGGCCGCCGGTATGATATCGGTGATAAGCAGGGCTACCTGGAGGCGACCATTGAATACGCCTTAAAGCGTCCCGACTTACGGGAGCGTTTCCTAAAATATCTGATCAAACAGACCGGTTCGCTGGTAACGGAAGAAGAGCCCGCCACCACTGCCGAGCACCAGCCGGAGAAAAAGGCATAGTACTTGTAACTACTCAGGTACCTGAGTAGTTACGGGAGTCAGAATTCAGAAGTCAGAAAGAGGAACAGTTAAGGTTCGAACTGCTTGCGGCATATTTTGAATTCTGACTCCTGAATTCTGAATACCAGAGTAGTTATGAATACTTTTAAATGGGGGCGTGTTTATCTTGAATCAGAACAACAAGCAAACTCTGACATTGGCATCGGGTTTTACCTTTGACTACACTAATTTGTATGGCGACGATAAGGTAACCGAAAAAGATATTGCCGCGATTGAAAGCCGCTTAACGGCTGCTCACCGGGCGATAGAGCACATGCGGGCCACCGGCGAGGTGCGGGGCCATCTTTCCAAGGACGGCTTGCCGGAAAAAGTATTGTTTACCCAGCTGCCGTATGTGCGGGAAGGCAACCTTAACAGTCCTTCCTCCCTGGAACGGTTGCAGGCCTTTAGCCGTTCCATCCGCAATAACATTGACGCTGTAATATCCTTTGGCATCGGCGGGTCTTTCCTGGGAAACAAGGTTTTATTCGATGTCCATTGCGGCGAGTTCTGGAACAGCAAGACGGCGGAAGCCCGCAACGGCTATCCCAAGCTTTACTTCAGCGGCAACAACATGGATCCCCGCCGGACAACCGAGCTGATCGGGCATATTGAGACGGAAGCGCGCATTAAAACGCTGCATTCTCCTAATACCGCCTATAAAGTCATGCTTGTTGTCATCTCTAAGTCCGGTTCCACCCTTGATACCATGTCGACCTTCATGGTGGCTTATGACAAGTTAAAAAAGATCGGGCCGCATATTATAGTGGAAGTCGTCGCCGTTACGGATCCGGCGGCGGGGAGCGGGGAAACATTGCTGCACAAGCTGGCTGCCGGGCAAGGCTGGCCGATGTTTAGCGTTCCTGACGGCGTTGGCGGGCGGTTCAGCGTGTTCTCCGAAGTCGGACTTATCACTGCCGCCTGTATCGGCCTTGATATCGAAAAATTTTTGGCCGGCGCCAGGGCCATGGACGAAGCCTGCCTGACAGATAACATCCGGCACAACCCTGCCATGCTGAATGCCGCGCTCAAGTATCTGGCTGCGGAAAAATATGGCCGGGATATTGAAGTATTCATGCCCTACGCCGACTATTTAAAATCCCTCGCGGAATGGTATATTCAACTGCTGGCGGAGTCCCTGGGAAAAAGAACCGACCGGTCCGGCCGGGAGGTGTTTTACGGCCGGACTCCTATCGCAGCTGTAGGCACAACGGACATGCATGCCCAGACCCAGCAGCATCAGGACGGGAAGAAAGATAAAGTGGTGCAATTTATCAAAGTGGCTGAATGGGATGATGACCCGGTGATCCCGAATGTCTTTCCCGGTGCCGCCAAGCTGGCGGAGATATCCTCCATCCGGTTGAGTCAGGCGCTCGATGCGGCGCGGGAGGCAAATGCGGCGGCACTCACAAGCGATCAACGTTTTAATGCCACAATAGTCTTGCCCCGGCTCAACGCCTACCATTTGGGAGAGCTTCTGTACCTCTTGGCCTTATCTGTTGCTTATGAGGGGGAATTGGCCGACGTAGATGCTTTTGATCAACCGGGGGTAGAAACCTACAAACGTATTTTGGGACCACGCTTAAAAGAACTTAAAATACAATGATATTTAACCAAAAAAGGAGCTGAGGGAAATATTCCTTCTGCTCCTTTTTTTTTACAGTTATAGAATTTTTATTAAGATTTGGCGATACTGGGTTGCAGGATTTTGACAAAAGAAAGCGAATTTACAGTTGAAAAGGAATAATTGCATACTATCTGTCGCATTTTGTAATCGCGGCAAAAGTTTATGGGGGTGAGCGCTTGTTGCCGATAAAAATATTGATTGCTGATGATCACGCGCTCTTGCGGCAGGGTATTAAGAATGTACTGGCTCTGGAAGCCGACTTTTGCGTAGTCGGGGAAGCGATTGACGGCGAAGATGCGATTGAACAAGCGAAAAATCTTCAACCCGATATTGTTTTGCTGGATATCAATATGCCCAAGATGAATGGATTGGAGGTAACCCGCGAAATTCGCGCCCGCCTGCCGCGAATGAGGGTCGTTATTCTCACCATCCATGACGACGAAAACTATGTTTTTGAAGTGGTCAGGTCCGGAGCGGCGGGTTATCTCCTGAAAGATGTTGAACCTAGCATGCTTGTGCAAGCCATCCGGTTGATAAACGAGGGTCAGTCCTTCATTTACCCAACGTTAACCCGGAGTCTTTTTGACGAGATTTCCAGGCGGGACGAAGTTGTTTCCATGCTTGACAAGCGGAAAGAAGAGCGGTTGACTTACCGGGAGATTGAAGTATTGAAACTGGTCGGTGAAGGCATGAGCAACATAGAAATTGCTGATAAACTTTATTTGAGCCAGAAAACCGTTAAGAATCATTTAACCAATATTTTTCGAAAAATCAGCGTTGGCGATCGAACCCAGGCAGTTTTATACGCTATCAAAAACAAGATTGTGGTAATCGAGTAATAGGAATCATACATACTTATCTTAAATATCAACAGCCTTATTAACTGCATATACTATTCTATCCAAGAGTAGAAGGGGGTAGGGTAGTTTGTTTTTATCTTACACCGCTAGCGTAATTGTAGTATCACTGGCTTTGTACGGGTTGTGGCACTTTATTAAAGACCTGTGGGAATGGTATGCCAATATGGAGTTGGTATGCCACCCCAATTCCAGTCTGCTCATTCTGGTGAAAAACATGGAAAATGAAATTGAGGATCTAATGCGGTTTTTGATACTTGAACTGGAGTCTGCCGGCGAGGAACACTGCGATGCGGTAGTGATTGACTTGGGATCTCAGGATTTAACCCTGGCTATTTTAACCCGGATGGCGACCCAAAGCGAGTGTTTTACCTTTATAAGTTTACCTCACGTTGCGAGACCGGTTGAGGAAGCCTTACCCATGTGCCGGGGGGGAGTCGTTCACGTACTGGACCTAACCAGCCGGCTTACTGCCAAAGAATTTATCGTTAGTGTCAGTGCTTTGCTTCGCCAGGACACGAAGAAGGTGGCAGTGAAGTTTGATTAAGCAGAGTAATTTGTTTCAAAGCCAGAATATCGTAGAATATGTCAACCAATTTGGCGGCCAATAAATGGATTTCCGGGTTATAAACAGCATTGGACTCGCGCAAAGTTTTGCCGCCGTATAAGGATGGATAGCCGGCGGATTCGGCAGCAGCCAAACGGGCAAGAGCCAGTTGGCGGTTTACCGAGGCTGCGGACCATAATACGGGTATCTCAGTCTGACCGGCTATTTTGATCAGTGAATGATAAGGCTTGTTGTTGCTCCGGTATACTTCCTTGACAGTGTGAAGATTAATATAGCCGTATGTTGCATCCCCCGCGATTCTTGGCAGCCGCGTTTTCACCGGAATTAGCACCAGTCTGGGGGTAATGGGCAGCGGCGGCAGCAGAGTCCGTTGAGTTAATGCGCGTACTTTGTTTTTTAACTCATTTAGATCTATGGCCCGGCTTCTGGCCAAACGGAGGATAACGCGGGGAACGCGCGCCGACAGGGTAGTGGATTTGCCATCAGTTGAGATTATTATAGTGGAATCGCCGCTGGTATTATAGGCAGGGATAATAGCCGCGATTCGCTCAAAGGTCTCAGGGGTGGGAAAATAATCGCTCATTGTTGCCTCCTTAGGTTTATGATTAATGCGTAGAGAAGGATAAAGATAGGGTCAGTATCGAACATATGTTCGATACTGACCCTATCTTAGCAAAAAATTGGAATTTTGGCAATACATTTTATGGAAGATTGATTGTTT
This window of the Methylomusa anaerophila genome carries:
- a CDS encoding HI0074 family nucleotidyltransferase substrate-binding subunit, with amino-acid sequence MARLHERLDAAKKALARLQEAMALVHPTLLERDAGIQRFEFSFEAVWKAAQAFLTGHEGLDAASPKGVIRYCREVGLLNDDETIMALHMADDRNLTAYTYNEPLAAEIYARVKEYGPLLEKWLDRMRKRLED
- a CDS encoding glucose-6-phosphate isomerase, with protein sequence MNQNNKQTLTLASGFTFDYTNLYGDDKVTEKDIAAIESRLTAAHRAIEHMRATGEVRGHLSKDGLPEKVLFTQLPYVREGNLNSPSSLERLQAFSRSIRNNIDAVISFGIGGSFLGNKVLFDVHCGEFWNSKTAEARNGYPKLYFSGNNMDPRRTTELIGHIETEARIKTLHSPNTAYKVMLVVISKSGSTLDTMSTFMVAYDKLKKIGPHIIVEVVAVTDPAAGSGETLLHKLAAGQGWPMFSVPDGVGGRFSVFSEVGLITAACIGLDIEKFLAGARAMDEACLTDNIRHNPAMLNAALKYLAAEKYGRDIEVFMPYADYLKSLAEWYIQLLAESLGKRTDRSGREVFYGRTPIAAVGTTDMHAQTQQHQDGKKDKVVQFIKVAEWDDDPVIPNVFPGAAKLAEISSIRLSQALDAAREANAAALTSDQRFNATIVLPRLNAYHLGELLYLLALSVAYEGELADVDAFDQPGVETYKRILGPRLKELKIQ
- a CDS encoding type II toxin-antitoxin system ParD family antitoxin, producing the protein MSSVEKITIALTQELAVLVRQAVENGEYASSSEVIRDALRDWKVKRTLQQQQIDELRRLWNEGINSGEGRFSNMEEIVKEAKRHFDAKRANM
- a CDS encoding response regulator — its product is MPIKILIADDHALLRQGIKNVLALEADFCVVGEAIDGEDAIEQAKNLQPDIVLLDINMPKMNGLEVTREIRARLPRMRVVILTIHDDENYVFEVVRSGAAGYLLKDVEPSMLVQAIRLINEGQSFIYPTLTRSLFDEISRRDEVVSMLDKRKEERLTYREIEVLKLVGEGMSNIEIADKLYLSQKTVKNHLTNIFRKISVGDRTQAVLYAIKNKIVVIE
- a CDS encoding nucleotidyltransferase family protein — translated: MMADHAAVLDRVKELVLAGLGSLDARVYLFGSWARGEQRRGSDIDIAVEYKNGVPPAIMVKIRELLEESAAIPYRVDVVDLVKAGCDFAGRVKREGIIWRDYTKG
- the galU gene encoding UTP--glucose-1-phosphate uridylyltransferase GalU, translated to MKKGRIIRKAVIPAAGLGTRFLPATKAQPKEMLPIVDKPAIQFIVEEAIQSGIEEILIITGRNKRAIEDHFDRAVELELTLKAQGKYDLLGLVEELSEVTIHYVRQKEAKGLGHAVLCARQFVGNEPFAVLLGDDIIDAAVPCLRQLMDVYQDCPGTILGVQEVPRTAVSSYGIVRPQPVKENLWEAVDLVEKPSMEEAPSQLAVLGRYIIEPEIFAILENTTPGRGGEIQLTDALRRLREKPVYAFNFQGRRYDIGDKQGYLEATIEYALKRPDLRERFLKYLIKQTGSLVTEEEPATTAEHQPEKKA